In Micromonospora ferruginea, the sequence ATGGGGCGCGGCCGTGCTAAGGCCAAGCAGACGAAGGTGGCCCGGGAGTTGAAGTACCACTCCCCGAACACCGACCTAACCGCCTTGCAGCGTGAGTTGGCGGGTAGTGGAAAGTCTGAGCACAACTTCGACGACGACAAGAACTTTGTCGACGACGATGACGAGGACCACGCGGACGACGACCCGGACCCCTGGGCCCGTCCGACCCGCTGACCTCCGGTCACATCTGAGCACGCGGCAACGCCCGCGTGCTCACGCATGTGCTCACCCCGGAGCCGGCGTGCGACCGACGATCAGGGACCTGCCGCACCGGGTGCCTCCCCGGCCGCGCTGGCAGGTCCCCTGATCGCGGCGCCGTCGCCTCAGCGCGGCCGGTTGTTCCAGTTGTAGAACGTCGGGATGTTCTCGAAGTGGTTCCACGCGCACACCGCGTGGGCGCCGTCGGACCCCGACACCTCCGCCCGCAGCAGGCGCGCCGCCTCGGCCTCGCGGAGCAGCGCGGACAACCCCGCAGCGGCATCCCGCACCCGGTCGGTGACCACGTCCCGGTCGGTCTCACTGATGATCTCGGGCATGCGCCAACACTCCCTCCAATAGGCGGATCTTGCTGTTGCGGCAGTGTTCGGTCTCCGTACCGTCGAACCGCCCCTGCTCGAAGTAGCGGTTCGCGGCATGGCCGCCGCCACAGAAGCCGAAGTAGGCGCAGGACGCCCGACACGCCTCCACACCGGCGAGGAACTCACCCACCCAGGGCGTCCGCCCGGCGTCGGCGAGGATCTCCCGCAGCGGGGTGTCCAGCACGTTCCCGCTGCCGAAGTCGCCGTAGCGGGGGTCGGTGAAGCCGGCCAGCTCGGGCGAGAGCACCACCACCGAGCCGTCGTGGCCGACCGTCGGGATCGGGTCGAGCCGGCGGGGCAGCACGTCGTCGGCGGAACCGGCCAGCACCGCGCCGGCGTACCGCAGCGACCACTCCACCTCACGCAGGTGGATCCGGGGATCCCGGCGCCACGCCCCGACCAGCTCGGCCCAGAAGCCGGTCACCGCCGCCGCGTCCCGCGCGTTCGTCCGGGTGTTGACCCCCTCGGTCTCCTCGATGTTGACGCCCAGCACCTCGCACCCCAGGTCGAGGAAGTAGTCGTACAACTCGGCCGCCAGGCCCGGCTCGGGCCGGGAGACGACCGCGAGGGCCGAGAACGGCAGCCCGTGCCGGCGCAGCGCCGCCACCCCGGCCACGATCCGGTCGTACGCCGGTCGGCCGCCCCGGGTGACCCGCTCGGCGTTACGCGCCCGCGGGCCGTCCACGCTCACACTGACCCGCACCCGGTGCTCGGCGAAGAACGCGCACCAGGCGTCGTCGATCAGCGTCGCGTTGGTCTGCACGTGGTGCTCGACCTCCGGCCCGAACGGGGCCAGCAGGGCGGCCAGGTGCTCCCGGCCGGCCGCGAGCGGCTCACCACCGTGCCAGACCACCGAGCACCGGTCCTGGGCCGCCCAGGGGTTCACCGACGCCGCCACCGCCTCGGCCACAGCCACCGGCATCCGCCGGTCCGCCGCGCGCAGCGGCAGGTAGCAGTAGGCGCAGTCGAGGTTGCACAGCGTGGTCGGCTGCATCACCACGTACGAGGGGACGGCGGCGATGCCCCGCATTCCGCCAGGCGTGCGCGCAGCCATCGACCCTCCCCCGCCTGAAAAAACCGAACCTTCAGGCTAGGCGGAGGCGGCCACTCGGGTGAACCCCCGATCAGGTGCCCGGATGATCAACGCAGGGTGATCATCCGCGGGTGTGCTGGCCGACCATCTGCACGTTGCCGGAACCCTCGATGATCTCGCCGGCCTGCCAGGCGTCGACACCCCGGCCGGTCAGGGTGGCCAGCGCGCGGTCGGCGTCCTCGGCGGCGACGATGGCGAACATGCCGACGCCCATGTTGAACGTCGACTCCATCTCCGGGTCCTCGATCCGGCCCTTGGACTGGATCAGGTCGAAGATCGGCTGCGGCTTCCAGGTGGACCGGTTGACCACCGCGTCGACGTTCTCGGGCAGGACCCGGACCAGGTTGCCCGGGATGCCGCCGCCGGTCACGTGGGCCAGCGCCCGCACCTCCGCCTCGGCGATCAGCTTGAGGCAGTCCTGCGCATAGATCTTGGTCGGGGTGAGCAGCTCCTCGCCCAGCGTGCGCTGGCGACCGAAGTCGTCGATCACCACGTCCAGCCGCATCCGGCCCGCGCCGAGCAGCACGTGCCGGACCAGGGAGTAGCCGTTGGAGTGCAGGCCGGAGGAGCGCATGGCGATCACCACGT encodes:
- a CDS encoding DUF3073 domain-containing protein; translated protein: MGRGRAKAKQTKVARELKYHSPNTDLTALQRELAGSGKSEHNFDDDKNFVDDDDEDHADDDPDPWARPTR
- the amcA gene encoding multiple cyclophane-containing RiPP AmcA, with the protein product MPEIISETDRDVVTDRVRDAAAGLSALLREAEAARLLRAEVSGSDGAHAVCAWNHFENIPTFYNWNNRPR
- the amcB gene encoding cyclophane-forming radical SAM peptide maturase AmcB; amino-acid sequence: MRGIAAVPSYVVMQPTTLCNLDCAYCYLPLRAADRRMPVAVAEAVAASVNPWAAQDRCSVVWHGGEPLAAGREHLAALLAPFGPEVEHHVQTNATLIDDAWCAFFAEHRVRVSVSVDGPRARNAERVTRGGRPAYDRIVAGVAALRRHGLPFSALAVVSRPEPGLAAELYDYFLDLGCEVLGVNIEETEGVNTRTNARDAAAVTGFWAELVGAWRRDPRIHLREVEWSLRYAGAVLAGSADDVLPRRLDPIPTVGHDGSVVVLSPELAGFTDPRYGDFGSGNVLDTPLREILADAGRTPWVGEFLAGVEACRASCAYFGFCGGGHAANRYFEQGRFDGTETEHCRNSKIRLLEGVLAHARDHQ